The Pseudorasbora parva isolate DD20220531a chromosome 16, ASM2467924v1, whole genome shotgun sequence genome includes a region encoding these proteins:
- the LOC137043238 gene encoding uncharacterized protein has product MAGRQEDDMEYSGIEGNGSDERRESDWEEVGRVRRDKKAVSRKRKKKGDACSNGTESEEREDERKDPKSMLFNVVVRFEGEGGVKRIDPIKLTKIIKEQVGEVKYARILGDGNLLIGCSNERQMEKAKKMSCIGKVKVVKVARVGEKRTGGSKGVVYGIPRTVSMKEMVENLKRQNRSVKNAVRMTRGIEKIETESVLVEFETKDVPKELYYGFMVYNIREYVPKPMRCYNCQEFGHMAKVCKGKRRCARCSGDHEYGKCGEEVRPKCCNCGGSHSVAFWGCEVMRKEVKIQQIKTKEKLSYVEAVKRTEQEKEQSRGHVREVRECQQEKKEQWEEERKKIVIFIAGVINATAEIRSKTERIQIIVKAAIHHMGMTGLKWEEVRDELSVQSSQETTCVG; this is encoded by the coding sequence ATGGCAGGGAGGCAAGAAGATGATATGGAGTATAGTGGAATAGAGGGGAATGGCAGTGATGAGAGGAGGGAAAGTGATTGGGAGGAGGTAGGGAGAGTGCGCAGGGATAAGAAGGCAGTTAGtcgtaaaagaaagaaaaaaggagATGCTTGCTCAAATGGGACGGAAAGTGAGGAAAGAGAAGATGAAAGGAAGGATCCCAAAAGCATGCTATTTAATGTAGTGGTGCGATTTGAGGGAGAAGGAGGAGTTAAGAGAATTGATCCGATTAAGTTAACCAAAATAATAAAGGAACAGGTAGGAGAAGTAAAATATGCAAGGATTTTGGGAGATGGAAATTTACTGATAGGATGTAGTAATGAAAGGCAGATGGAAAAAGCAAAGAAGATGAGTTGCATTGGAAAAGTTAAGGTAGTAAAAGTAGCAAGAGTGGGTGAAAAAAGAACAGGTGGTAGTAAGGGAGTGGTATATGGAATTCCACGTACAGTAAGTATGAAAGAGATGGTGGAGAACTTGAAAAGGCAGAATAGGTCAGTTAAAAATGCAGTAAGAATGACAAGAGGAATTGAAAAAATAGAAACGGAGTCTGTGTTGGTTGAGTTTGAAACAAAGGATGTACCAAAAGAGCTGTATTATGGATTTATGGTATACAACATAAGGGAATATGTACCTAAACCAATGAGATGCTATAACTGCCAGGAGTTTGGGCACATGGCTAAGGTATGTAAAGGAAAGAGAAGGTGTGCTAGGTGCAGTGGTGATCATGAGTATGGAAAGTGTGGTGAGGAAGTAAGGCCAAAGTGTTGTAATTGTGGAGGGAGTCATAGTGTGGCATTTTGGGGATGTGAAGTGATGAGAAAGGAAGTTAAAATACAACagataaaaacaaaagaaaaactttCGTATGTTGAGGCTGTTAAGAGAACTGAGCAGGAAAAAGAGCAGAGCAGAGGACATGTAAGGGAGGTAAGGGAGTGCCAACAAGAAAAGAAGGAACAATGGGAggaggaaagaaagaaaatagtgATATTCATAGCAGGGGTGATAAATGCTACAGCTGAAATCAGGTCTAAAACTGAAAGAATTCAGATTATTGTTAAAGCAGCAATACATCATATGGGTATGACAGGATTGAAATGGGAAGAAGTAAGGGATGAACTCAGTGTACAGTCGAGTCAAGAGACAACATGTGTAGGTTAA